The following are encoded in a window of Dysidea avara chromosome 4, odDysAvar1.4, whole genome shotgun sequence genomic DNA:
- the LOC136253189 gene encoding paraneoplastic antigen Ma3 homolog isoform X1, whose translation MAQLELPLPELVAEDFKRGWIRFEFVATAKEWDAVKQLAVIPALLRGKLIDYYVDFDDTIKGDLKLLRAALEERAGKKEDPLAASRSFSQRSQGQGERVSDFASSLKQLFKSAFPTEAMTSSVLLQRLLTGLRPEISRQLLLRSKPTTFTAAVKDATEIEYALEFGGEEDGGHAIRPTQPTPEQSNATALHQKLDSLTKRLESLEVTIGKSQTPNRPGYGRDRGNHRDRRIGPCYNCGEEGHLRRNCPLNYYGPAPKVDDSWSHRP comes from the coding sequence ATGGCACAATTGGAGCTACCACTCCCAGAATTAGTTGCGGAAGATTTCAAACGAGGTTGGATTCGCTTCGAATTCGTCGCCACGGCCAAGGAATGGGACGCAGTCAAACAACTCGCAGTAATACCAGCGCTGCTGAGGGGGAAGCTGATAGACTACTACGTGGACTTTGACGACACTATTAAGGGCGACCTGAAACTACTAAGGGCAGCACTCGAGGAGAGAGCGGGAAAAAAGGAGGATCCACTAGCTGCTTCAAGAAGCTTCAGCCAACGCAGCCAAGGGCAAGGTGAAAGGGtgtcagattttgcttcttctCTTAAACAGTTATTTAAGAGTGCCTTTCCTACAGAAGCTATGACTTCATCAGTGCTACTTCAGAGACTCCTAACTGGTCTGCGCCCAGAAATCAGCCGCCAGTTACTGTTGCGCAGTAAACCAACCACCTTTACTGCAGCTGTTAAGGATGCCACAGAGATTGAGTACGCCTTGGAATTTGGTGGAGAGGAAGATGGTGGTCATGCCATAAGGCCAACTCAGCCAACTCCAGAACAGTCCAATGCCACTGCATTACATCAGAAGTTGGATTCCCTCACCAAGAGGCTAGAGTCCCTGGAAGTGACGATAGGGAAATCCCAAACACCTAATAGGCCTGGTTATGGCAGGGATAGGGGGAACCACAGAGACCGCCGCATTGGACCATGCTACAATTGTGGAGAGGAAGGCCATTTACGCCGTAATTGTCCTTTAAACTACTATGGACCAGCCCCGAAGGTGGACGACAGCTGGTCTCACCGCCCATAA
- the LOC136253189 gene encoding uncharacterized protein isoform X2, whose product MAQLELPLPELVAEDFKRGWIRFEFVATAKEWDAVKQLAVIPALLRGKLIDYYVDFDDTIKGDLKLLRAALEERAGKKEDPLAASRSFSQRSQGQEAMTSSVLLQRLLTGLRPEISRQLLLRSKPTTFTAAVKDATEIEYALEFGGEEDGGHAIRPTQPTPEQSNATALHQKLDSLTKRLESLEVTIGKSQTPNRPGYGRDRGNHRDRRIGPCYNCGEEGHLRRNCPLNYYGPAPKVDDSWSHRP is encoded by the exons ATGGCACAATTGGAGCTACCACTCCCAGAATTAGTTGCGGAAGATTTCAAACGAGGTTGGATTCGCTTCGAATTCGTCGCCACGGCCAAGGAATGGGACGCAGTCAAACAACTCGCAGTAATACCAGCGCTGCTGAGGGGGAAGCTGATAGACTACTACGTGGACTTTGACGACACTATTAAGGGCGACCTGAAACTACTAAGGGCAGCACTCGAGGAGAGAGCGGGAAAAAAGGAGGATCCACTAGCTGCTTCAAGAAGCTTCAGCCAACGCAGCCAAGGGCAAG AAGCTATGACTTCATCAGTGCTACTTCAGAGACTCCTAACTGGTCTGCGCCCAGAAATCAGCCGCCAGTTACTGTTGCGCAGTAAACCAACCACCTTTACTGCAGCTGTTAAGGATGCCACAGAGATTGAGTACGCCTTGGAATTTGGTGGAGAGGAAGATGGTGGTCATGCCATAAGGCCAACTCAGCCAACTCCAGAACAGTCCAATGCCACTGCATTACATCAGAAGTTGGATTCCCTCACCAAGAGGCTAGAGTCCCTGGAAGTGACGATAGGGAAATCCCAAACACCTAATAGGCCTGGTTATGGCAGGGATAGGGGGAACCACAGAGACCGCCGCATTGGACCATGCTACAATTGTGGAGAGGAAGGCCATTTACGCCGTAATTGTCCTTTAAACTACTATGGACCAGCCCCGAAGGTGGACGACAGCTGGTCTCACCGCCCATAA
- the LOC136252836 gene encoding uncharacterized protein, translated as MDLFQNYVYSISPDIIAVTETWLSEKIFDNEILPNNYTIIRKDRKTLGGGVMFAVKSSKPYQVLQSPTNLEMLTISIGSTLPTVYCLGYIPPDSSVDYCQEFLSYINTLRDLTGHLILLGDFNLGDINWDSLCGQSPFSSNFCDVVFDLNLVQMIDEPTHIAGNILDLVLTNAPDNILNLRIHCDPPLPIPSDHFVITFDSHSSLNNDSDQRATPILNYSKGNYNDLCYFLYNSDFTPCLMSEDIEFVWSYLSNTIKDALPHFILITTIKPNSQPVWFNSDIRHHINCLRSLRRKFNNNSTEYNKNKLETSQNLLQAKISNAKMTYESNLVTTSDNSKIYKYIRGFTKSKSIPSTMYHNSTTFDCDNDKANAFNNYFYSIFNNTSTDLPPSFNSYCPASLCHITITEADVYEALVSLDTSKAMGPDGIPPILLSKCASVLYKPLHYFFNLTLKFGYLPCEWKVHKIIPVFKSGDPTHINNYRPISLLSNTSKVLERILHDEIIGHVTSRINPDQFGFIQNHSSVQ; from the coding sequence ATGGATTTGTTTCAGAACTATGTATACTCTATTTCTCCTGATATTATCGCAGTAACTGAGACTTGGTTATCTGAAAAAatatttgataatgaaattttaccTAACAACTATACAATCATTCGGAAAGATCGCAAAACTCTTGGTGGTGGAGTAATGTTTGCTGTTAAATCTTCTAAACCATATCAAGTGTTACAATCCCCTACCAACCTAGAGATGCTAACTATCAGTATTGGATCTACTTTACCAACTGTGTATTGCTTAGGATATATTCCTCCTGATTCATCGGTTGATTATTGCCAAGAATTTCTGAGCTACATTAACACCCTCAGGGATCTTACTGGCCATTTAATTCTACTGGGAGATTTCAATCTAGGAGATATCAACTGGGATTCCCTATGTGGTCAATCCCCCTTTTCATCAAATTTCTGTGACGTTGTATTTGACCTTAACCTTGTTCAAATGATAGATGAACCTACTCATATAGCTGGTAACATACTTGACCTAGTCCTAACCAATGCTCCTGACAATATTTTGAATCTAAGAATACACTGTGATCCTCCTTTACCTATCCCATCAGACCATTTTGTCATAACCTTTGATTCTCATTCATCATTGAACAATGACAGTGACCAAAGGGCTACACCAATTCTAAATTACTCTAAAGGTAACTACAATGACCTGTGTTACTTTTTATATAACTCTGATTTCACACCTTGTCTCATGTCTGAAGATATTGAATTTGTGTGGTCATACCTTAGCAACACCATTAAAGATGCTCTACCACATTTTATTCTCATAACTACAATTAAACCTAATAGTCAGCCCGTGTGGTTCAATTCCGACATTAGACACCACATCAACTGTCTACGCTCTCTTAGACGTAAATTTAACAACAACTCTACtgaatacaataaaaataagCTGGAAACCTCCCAAAACCTGCTTCAAGCAAAGATCAGCAATGCTAAAATGACATATGAATCCAATTTAGTCACTACATCTGACAATTCcaaaatttacaaatatatCAGAGGGTTTACAAAATCCAAATCTATCCCCTCCACTATGTATCACAATTCTACGACATTCGACTGTGATAATGATAAAGCCAATGCTTTCAACAATTACTTTTACTCAATTTTTAATAACACTTCCACTGATTTACCGCCTTCTTTTAACTCCTATTGTCCTGCATCACTCTGTcatattacaatcactgaagctgatgTCTATGAAGCATTGGTAAGCTTAGACACATCCAAGGCCATGGGCCCAGACGGCATCCCACCCATTCTACTTTCTAAGTGTGCTTCGGTCCTCTATAAACCTCTTCACTATTTTTTCAATCTAACATTAAAATTTGGTTATCTTCCTTGTGAATGGAAAGTTCACAAAATAATTCCTGTGTTTAAATCCGGTGACCCTACCCATATCAACAACTACCGACCGATATCCTTACTCAGTAATACTTCTAAAGTGTTGGAACGAATACTGCATGATGAAATTATTGGACATGTTACTAGCAGAATAAATCCTGACCAGTTTGGATTTATTCAGAATCATTCATCAGTACAATAA